One stretch of Halobaculum marinum DNA includes these proteins:
- a CDS encoding histone deacetylase family protein — MRFGYSESCLDHDTGDRHPENPDRLRAIKEGLKRKHGVEYVEAAPASRAAIDAVHDTDYVDEVVDFCESGGGNWDPDTVASANTWDAALAAAGQAQWAAEEGLQGAPGRDTPFALGRPPGHHAVEDDAMGFCFVNNAAVAAQAVIDDPDTDVQRVSIFDWDVHHGNGTQDIFYDRGDVLYSSIHEEGLYPGTGAAEETGEGDGEGATLNVPLPAGAGDADYLRAIDELIAPVTERFGADLLIISAGFDAHRHDPISRMRVSTEGYALMTDRVRTLAEEAGAGLAFVLEGGYGLDTLSEGVAMVHETFDGRPPIEPDKQPEDATVPLVDDIREQFDLE, encoded by the coding sequence ATGCGGTTCGGCTACAGCGAGTCCTGTCTCGACCACGACACCGGCGACCGCCACCCCGAGAACCCCGACCGCCTGCGGGCGATCAAAGAGGGGCTCAAGCGCAAACACGGCGTCGAGTACGTCGAAGCCGCCCCCGCCTCCCGCGCGGCTATCGACGCGGTCCACGACACCGACTACGTCGACGAGGTCGTCGACTTCTGCGAGTCCGGCGGCGGCAACTGGGACCCCGACACCGTCGCCTCTGCGAACACGTGGGACGCCGCGCTCGCGGCGGCGGGGCAGGCGCAGTGGGCCGCCGAGGAGGGATTACAGGGAGCGCCGGGGCGCGACACGCCGTTCGCGCTCGGGCGTCCGCCGGGGCACCACGCCGTCGAGGACGACGCCATGGGCTTCTGTTTCGTCAACAACGCTGCCGTCGCCGCGCAGGCGGTCATCGACGACCCCGACACCGACGTGCAGCGCGTCTCCATCTTCGACTGGGACGTCCACCACGGCAACGGGACACAGGACATCTTCTACGACCGCGGCGACGTCTTGTACAGTTCGATCCACGAGGAGGGACTGTACCCGGGGACGGGTGCTGCCGAGGAGACCGGCGAGGGCGACGGCGAGGGAGCCACACTGAACGTGCCGCTCCCGGCGGGCGCCGGCGACGCGGACTACCTGCGCGCAATCGACGAGTTGATCGCGCCCGTCACCGAGCGCTTCGGCGCCGACCTCCTGATCATCTCGGCGGGGTTCGACGCCCACCGTCACGACCCCATCTCCCGGATGCGCGTCTCCACCGAGGGGTACGCGCTGATGACCGACCGGGTGCGCACGCTCGCCGAGGAGGCGGGCGCGGGACTCGCCTTCGTGCTCGAGGGCGGCTACGGACTCGACACCCTCTCCGAGGGAGTGGCGATGGTGCACGAGACGTTCGACGGTCGGCCGCCGATCGAACCGGACAAACAGCCGGAAGACGCGACGGTGCCGCTGGTCGACGACATCCGCGAGCAGTTCGATCTGGAGTAG
- the cca gene encoding CCA tRNA nucleotidyltransferase: MTDPDADADAADAAAGGDDLDAVLSTVHERVTPDAAERDRLDEAAADLAARARAAVADLPAPADEADVLTVGSTARGTWLAGDRDIDLFVRFPTALSREDLERYGLQVGHAVLPEGEEEYAEHPYVVGTTDGFDVDLVPCYGVDAATEIRSAVDRTPFHNEFLVERLDDDLAGDVRVLKAFLKGIGVYGSNLRTRGFSGYLTELLVLEHGGVRETLEAVADWHPPVRFDPVDHGTATFDDPLVVIDPTDPERNVAAVLSGDNLARLQHHARDLLADPRTEPFFPDDPAPVDAEAVRAHVERRGTAPVAVVFDAPDLVDDQLYPQLRRSLSGIERELSGMGFDPLRSATFATERDDGGDADADTDARRAVLLVELAARELPAIERHEGPPVHVREHAAGFYGKYATDPEAYGPFVADGRYVVERERPPAERDAVAVLSSDRLFDAALGARVESALERGYDVLAGTEVGELATTFGVDLREYFEPSV; encoded by the coding sequence ATGACCGACCCGGACGCCGACGCCGACGCAGCCGACGCGGCGGCCGGCGGCGACGACCTCGACGCGGTGCTGTCCACGGTCCACGAGCGGGTGACGCCCGACGCCGCCGAACGCGACCGCCTCGACGAGGCCGCCGCCGACCTCGCCGCCCGCGCTCGTGCGGCGGTCGCCGACCTCCCGGCCCCCGCCGACGAGGCCGACGTGCTCACCGTGGGGTCGACCGCCCGCGGCACGTGGCTCGCCGGCGACCGCGACATCGACCTGTTCGTCCGCTTCCCGACGGCACTCTCACGCGAGGACTTGGAGCGGTACGGCCTCCAGGTGGGCCACGCGGTGCTCCCGGAGGGAGAAGAGGAGTACGCCGAGCACCCGTACGTCGTCGGGACGACCGACGGATTCGACGTGGACCTGGTCCCCTGCTACGGCGTCGACGCCGCAACCGAGATCCGATCCGCCGTCGACCGCACCCCGTTCCACAACGAGTTCCTCGTCGAGCGCCTCGACGACGACCTCGCGGGCGACGTGCGCGTGCTCAAGGCGTTTCTCAAGGGAATCGGCGTGTACGGGAGCAACCTCCGCACGCGGGGGTTCTCGGGGTACCTCACCGAGTTGCTCGTGCTCGAACACGGCGGCGTCCGCGAGACGCTCGAAGCGGTCGCCGACTGGCACCCGCCGGTGCGGTTCGACCCCGTAGACCACGGCACCGCCACGTTCGACGACCCGCTCGTCGTCATCGACCCCACCGACCCCGAGCGCAACGTCGCGGCCGTCCTCTCTGGCGACAACCTCGCGCGCCTCCAGCACCACGCCCGCGACCTGCTCGCCGACCCGCGGACGGAGCCGTTCTTCCCGGACGACCCCGCACCGGTGGACGCCGAGGCGGTGCGCGCCCACGTCGAGCGACGGGGCACCGCGCCGGTCGCGGTCGTCTTCGACGCCCCCGACCTCGTGGACGACCAACTGTACCCACAACTCCGCCGCTCGCTGTCTGGGATCGAGCGAGAACTGTCCGGGATGGGGTTCGACCCGCTCCGGTCGGCGACGTTCGCGACTGAACGCGACGACGGCGGCGACGCCGACGCCGACACCGACGCCCGACGCGCCGTCCTCCTCGTCGAACTGGCCGCGCGAGAACTGCCGGCGATCGAACGTCACGAGGGACCGCCGGTCCACGTCCGCGAGCACGCCGCCGGCTTCTACGGGAAGTACGCCACTGACCCCGAGGCGTACGGCCCGTTCGTCGCCGACGGTCGCTACGTCGTCGAGCGCGAGCGACCGCCCGCCGAGCGCGACGCCGTCGCCGTCCTCTCGTCCGACCGCCTGTTCGACGCCGCCCTCGGCGCCCGTGTGGAGTCGGCACTCGAACGTGGCTACGACGTGCTCGCGGGTACGGAGGTCGGCGAGTTGGCGACCACCTTCGGCGTCGACCTCCGCGAGTACTTCGAGCCCTCGGTGTGA
- a CDS encoding group I intron-associated PD-(D/E)XK endonuclease yields the protein MDERQDRFEQLETTEKRGQASEAILKAAFLTRGIPVLTPEYDNEPYDFVIDLSGTFHRIQAKTAYRGKPETVQFETVRTRTRSEGYDREGYAGEVEFFAVYDPIHDDAYLVDVDDAPRGKMEIRREPTSNGQRVGVNWFEDLLLDTVLSTVGEREETTCRRPDNAAGEGP from the coding sequence GTGGACGAGCGACAGGATCGGTTCGAGCAGCTCGAAACGACGGAGAAACGAGGACAAGCGAGCGAGGCGATTCTGAAAGCTGCGTTCCTCACGCGGGGGATTCCCGTGTTGACGCCAGAGTACGACAACGAACCCTACGACTTCGTGATCGACCTCTCCGGCACCTTCCACCGGATCCAAGCGAAGACGGCGTATCGCGGAAAACCTGAGACGGTTCAGTTCGAGACGGTTCGAACGAGAACTCGGAGCGAGGGATACGACAGAGAAGGGTATGCCGGCGAAGTCGAGTTCTTCGCAGTGTACGACCCGATCCACGACGACGCGTACCTCGTCGACGTCGACGACGCGCCCCGTGGGAAAATGGAGATCCGGCGAGAGCCGACTTCGAACGGGCAACGAGTTGGTGTGAACTGGTTCGAGGATCTGCTCCTCGATACAGTGCTGTCGACCGTCGGGGAGAGAGAGGAAACTACTTGCCGGCGGCCCGACAACGCCGCAGGCGAGGGCCCGTAG
- a CDS encoding ester cyclase gives MSTTEERQREIATTISGAFVDAYNTGATGLIDDVVTDDFVCHHTAAGEELHGADEYKTRIDDLRSAFSDFSMAEEQLIVDGDRAAGYYRWGGTNDGEFMGAPATGAELETRSLTMMRMEGDKMAEMWVYGDNADVARQLGIER, from the coding sequence ATGTCAACCACAGAAGAGCGACAGCGCGAGATCGCCACCACGATCAGCGGCGCCTTCGTCGACGCCTACAACACCGGCGCGACGGGGCTCATCGACGACGTCGTCACGGACGACTTCGTCTGTCACCACACCGCGGCGGGCGAGGAACTCCACGGCGCCGACGAGTACAAGACCCGGATCGACGACCTGCGGTCGGCGTTCTCCGACTTCTCCATGGCGGAGGAACAACTCATCGTCGACGGCGACCGAGCCGCGGGCTACTACCGGTGGGGCGGCACCAACGACGGCGAGTTCATGGGCGCCCCCGCGACCGGCGCGGAACTGGAGACGCGGAGTCTCACCATGATGCGGATGGAGGGCGACAAGATGGCCGAGATGTGGGTGTACGGCGACAACGCCGACGTGGCGAGACAACTCGGTATCGAGCGATAA
- a CDS encoding C-terminal binding protein, translating into MTDRDRLVVVSDDPKYDADRIGEMLGCRVETADLSTPALLREHAADADAVVVNVDSSVPGDVLADLDLSVVARGAVGVDGVDVAAAADHGVQVVHAPDYCLDEVADHAVALLTALARGVPAYAARAEAGSWDWEPPYPIARLADCTVGLVSFGPIARRFADRIAPLVDDVVATDPYVDDEAFYERDVERVEVDELWRRADHVSVHAPLTDETEGMVDDDAFTSLPSHAVVVNTGRGGVVDEDDLLAALEAGDIAAAGLDVLAEEPPAADHPLFGREDVVVTPHVGWYSGAADRDLNESIARDIGRVFRGEEPLGLVDPEADWL; encoded by the coding sequence ATGACCGACCGTGACCGTCTGGTCGTCGTCAGCGACGACCCGAAGTACGACGCCGACCGCATCGGCGAGATGCTCGGCTGTCGCGTCGAGACGGCTGACCTCTCGACGCCCGCGCTCCTGCGCGAGCACGCCGCCGACGCGGACGCGGTCGTCGTGAACGTCGACTCGTCGGTGCCGGGCGACGTGCTCGCGGACCTGGATCTGTCGGTCGTCGCTCGCGGCGCCGTCGGCGTCGACGGCGTCGACGTGGCCGCCGCCGCCGACCACGGCGTCCAGGTCGTCCACGCGCCCGACTACTGCCTCGACGAGGTCGCTGACCACGCGGTCGCACTCCTCACCGCGCTCGCGCGTGGCGTCCCCGCCTACGCCGCTCGCGCCGAGGCGGGGTCGTGGGACTGGGAGCCGCCGTACCCGATCGCACGGCTCGCGGACTGTACCGTCGGCCTCGTCTCGTTCGGTCCCATCGCTCGTCGATTCGCCGACCGGATCGCGCCGCTCGTCGACGACGTGGTCGCCACCGACCCGTACGTCGACGACGAGGCGTTCTACGAGCGCGACGTCGAGCGCGTCGAGGTCGACGAGTTGTGGCGGCGCGCCGACCACGTCTCCGTCCACGCCCCGCTGACCGACGAGACGGAGGGCATGGTCGACGACGACGCGTTCACGAGTCTCCCCTCGCACGCGGTCGTCGTCAACACCGGTCGCGGGGGTGTCGTCGACGAGGACGACCTCCTCGCGGCGCTGGAGGCGGGCGATATCGCCGCCGCCGGCCTCGACGTGTTGGCCGAGGAGCCGCCCGCGGCGGACCACCCGCTGTTCGGTCGCGAGGACGTGGTCGTCACGCCCCACGTCGGGTGGTACTCCGGCGCGGCCGACCGCGACCTGAACGAGTCCATCGCGCGCGACATCGGTCGCGTCTTCCGCGGGGAGGAGCCGCTCGGACTCGTCGACCCCGAGGCGGACTGGCTGTAG
- a CDS encoding DUF6663 family protein, translating to MDGSDGPADDDSSTGNVDPWADDADDDWVEDATDTDRTDTADTAATADAAGTESAADASARDTPATEAPVDGTTDGDATGLGPRRYRVLDRDDDALVFVDLDTPDPGPGPAPDVGFEPVRVAATPDDATDSDDGDRDGNSDLESTLDSLSPGYVVTASLRWPDPESGHPRDTDDAAAAPPLARVESVTIERESRYWFADGVEPMFEAARETWEEARAAGEGMGSRVTRDTDGEPNGALYVFAEAGARDLLGEFRSGTTPLEPLVDRVNDDLADDDPREVFVLRPAEGGYVVVYIAFRADGVLARTVRDTYC from the coding sequence ATGGACGGGAGCGACGGCCCGGCGGACGACGACTCCTCGACGGGGAACGTCGACCCGTGGGCCGACGACGCCGACGACGACTGGGTCGAAGACGCGACCGACACCGACCGGACCGACACCGCAGACACCGCAGCCACCGCAGACGCCGCTGGCACAGAATCCGCCGCGGACGCCTCCGCCCGGGACACGCCGGCGACCGAGGCGCCTGTAGACGGCACTACCGACGGCGACGCTACCGGACTCGGACCGCGGCGCTACCGCGTGCTCGACCGCGACGACGACGCGCTGGTGTTCGTCGACCTCGACACGCCCGACCCCGGCCCGGGGCCGGCGCCCGATGTGGGGTTCGAGCCGGTGCGAGTCGCCGCGACTCCGGACGATGCGACCGACAGCGACGACGGAGACCGCGACGGCAACAGCGACCTCGAGAGCACCCTCGACAGCCTCTCACCGGGGTACGTCGTGACGGCGAGTCTCCGGTGGCCCGACCCCGAGAGCGGCCACCCCCGCGACACCGACGACGCCGCCGCGGCGCCCCCGCTCGCGCGAGTCGAGTCGGTGACAATCGAGCGCGAGAGCCGCTACTGGTTCGCCGACGGGGTGGAGCCGATGTTCGAGGCGGCCCGCGAGACGTGGGAGGAGGCGCGTGCCGCCGGCGAGGGGATGGGGTCGCGCGTCACGCGCGACACCGACGGCGAGCCGAACGGCGCGCTGTACGTGTTCGCGGAGGCGGGCGCTCGCGACCTGCTGGGGGAGTTCCGGTCGGGGACGACACCGCTGGAACCGCTGGTCGACCGCGTCAACGACGACCTCGCGGACGACGACCCGCGCGAGGTGTTCGTCCTGCGGCCTGCCGAGGGCGGCTACGTCGTCGTGTACATCGCCTTCCGCGCGGACGGCGTCCTCGCGCGGACGGTTCGCGACACCTACTGCTGA
- a CDS encoding FAD-binding oxidoreductase yields the protein MAQTGVNDGEATLERLDDGAVESFVAGIHGEVLRPSDAGYEEARSLWNGTVDKHPALIVRCAGTADVVDAVSFAREQDLPLAVRGGGHNVAGTATCDGGVVVDLSAMTGVFVDRDTRRVRVQGGATIGDVDRETQLHGLAVPLGVVSETGVAGLTLGGGVGHLRREHGLSLDNLTGVEVVTADGEVRTANADANPDLFWAVRGGGGNFGVVTSFEYRLHEVGPEVPVLFVWHPMADAARALRAFRDYAAHAPPESSVVAFAATVPELDEFPEASWGSLALAFLGCYDGPADVADAEFRPIREAADPVADLSESMAYTDLQTLLDEDYPDGRNYYWKSTYVDELTDEVLELVARSAERMPSPLSTVDLWHLGGAIDDVPPDATAYPHRGRPFMLTFEANWEDDADTEANVEWARSGVERVRSTGVASGAYGNFPGDGTETGRLLYGDNYDRLVAVKRRYDPANLFHRNQNVDPTG from the coding sequence ATGGCCCAAACCGGTGTGAACGACGGCGAAGCGACGCTCGAACGACTCGACGACGGCGCGGTCGAGTCGTTCGTAGCAGGGATCCACGGCGAGGTGCTCCGTCCCTCGGACGCCGGCTACGAGGAGGCGCGCAGCCTCTGGAACGGCACCGTCGACAAGCACCCCGCGCTGATCGTCCGGTGTGCCGGCACCGCCGACGTGGTCGACGCGGTGTCGTTCGCCCGGGAGCAGGACCTGCCGCTGGCGGTGCGGGGCGGCGGCCACAACGTCGCCGGCACCGCGACGTGTGACGGCGGCGTCGTGGTCGACCTCTCGGCGATGACCGGCGTGTTCGTCGACCGCGATACCCGCCGGGTACGCGTCCAGGGTGGCGCGACCATCGGCGACGTGGACCGCGAGACGCAACTGCACGGACTCGCCGTGCCCCTCGGCGTCGTGAGCGAGACGGGCGTCGCGGGACTGACGCTCGGCGGCGGGGTCGGACACCTCCGGCGTGAGCACGGCCTCTCGCTGGACAACCTCACGGGCGTCGAGGTCGTCACCGCCGACGGCGAGGTGCGCACCGCGAACGCCGACGCGAACCCGGACCTGTTCTGGGCGGTGCGCGGCGGTGGCGGCAACTTCGGCGTGGTCACCTCGTTCGAGTACCGCCTCCACGAGGTCGGCCCCGAGGTGCCGGTGCTGTTCGTCTGGCACCCGATGGCCGACGCTGCGCGCGCGCTGCGGGCCTTCCGCGACTACGCGGCGCACGCGCCCCCGGAGTCCAGCGTGGTCGCGTTCGCCGCGACGGTACCGGAACTGGACGAGTTCCCCGAGGCGTCGTGGGGGTCGCTCGCGCTCGCGTTCCTCGGCTGCTACGACGGCCCAGCCGACGTCGCGGACGCCGAGTTCCGACCCATCCGGGAGGCGGCCGACCCCGTCGCCGACCTGAGCGAGTCGATGGCGTACACCGACCTCCAGACGCTGCTCGACGAGGACTACCCCGACGGGCGCAACTACTACTGGAAGTCGACGTACGTCGACGAGTTGACCGACGAGGTGCTCGAACTCGTGGCGCGGTCGGCCGAGCGGATGCCGTCGCCGCTGTCGACGGTGGACCTGTGGCACCTCGGCGGCGCCATCGACGACGTGCCGCCCGACGCGACCGCCTACCCCCACCGCGGTCGGCCGTTCATGCTCACCTTCGAGGCCAACTGGGAGGACGACGCCGACACCGAGGCGAACGTCGAGTGGGCGCGCAGCGGAGTCGAGCGCGTCCGGTCGACCGGCGTCGCCTCGGGTGCCTACGGCAACTTCCCGGGCGACGGAACGGAGACCGGACGCCTGCTGTACGGCGACAACTACGACCGGTTGGTCGCGGTGAAGCGCCGCTACGACCCTGCGAACCTGTTCCACCGGAACCAGAACGTCGACCCGACCGGGTAA
- a CDS encoding metallophosphoesterase, giving the protein MLNAGFRDRAIYLRDADALVVADLHVGRAEASDVAYPLGEAGDLAERLSALLAHFDPAEVVFAGDVLHRFDRVSLAAADSLAALVDACRDAGARPILVRGNHDTALADAWDGPIHDAYELDRWGGGEDGDAPAVVRHGHAAPPAAETAGLYLVGHDHPTIAIEGQRHPCHLYAQDAYRGADVLMLPAFSRLAAGVEVNGMTARDFQSPFVTDANALRPILARGDGAPGDADGDDSRDDSPLEFPPLGEFRRLL; this is encoded by the coding sequence GTGTTGAACGCCGGCTTCCGTGATCGGGCCATCTACCTCCGCGACGCCGACGCGCTGGTGGTCGCGGACCTCCACGTCGGGCGCGCGGAGGCCTCCGACGTGGCGTACCCGCTCGGCGAGGCCGGAGACCTCGCCGAGCGACTCTCGGCGCTCCTCGCCCACTTCGACCCGGCAGAGGTCGTGTTCGCCGGCGACGTGCTCCACCGGTTCGACCGCGTCTCGCTGGCGGCGGCGGACTCGCTGGCCGCGCTCGTCGACGCCTGCCGCGACGCCGGCGCACGGCCCATCCTCGTCCGCGGCAACCACGACACGGCGCTGGCCGACGCGTGGGACGGGCCGATCCACGACGCCTACGAACTCGACCGATGGGGTGGGGGCGAGGACGGAGACGCACCCGCGGTCGTCCGCCACGGCCACGCCGCACCGCCGGCGGCGGAAACGGCGGGGCTGTACCTGGTCGGCCACGACCACCCGACCATCGCCATCGAGGGACAGCGCCACCCCTGTCACCTGTACGCCCAGGACGCCTACCGCGGCGCCGACGTGCTGATGCTCCCCGCGTTCAGCCGCCTCGCCGCCGGCGTCGAGGTGAACGGGATGACCGCCCGCGACTTCCAGTCGCCGTTCGTCACCGACGCGAACGCCCTCCGACCGATCCTCGCGCGCGGCGACGGCGCCCCCGGCGACGCGGACGGCGACGACTCCCGGGACGACAGTCCGCTGGAGTTCCCGCCGCTCGGCGAGTTTCGCCGGCTCCTGTAG
- a CDS encoding metal-sulfur cluster assembly factor, with translation MSSDRSRAEGPADGDDASAEAPGETTPAAVRERLDRVTDPELDTSIVELDYVEEIRITAAADGDGDAVFVAFTLPTAWCSPAFAWMMAGDARDEVASLPTVADVDVELREHMHEREINRGINEGLPFGEAFPDADGDVAPVRAELDRKARIARQHDATGALLDAGLTGDQIAALTPEDVRFDETTDGTVPVWVRDGAVAVAVAVDPLVRYREKAAATGLLDDDHDELFRTPEGDPIDPDDFEVVRQRTRLAGVNMGGQGTVCDALNDARHAEDRPPLSTFSD, from the coding sequence ATGTCGTCGGACCGGTCCCGCGCCGAGGGGCCCGCCGACGGCGACGACGCGTCCGCCGAGGCACCCGGGGAGACGACGCCCGCGGCGGTCCGCGAGCGACTGGACCGCGTCACCGACCCGGAACTCGACACGTCCATCGTCGAGTTGGACTACGTCGAGGAGATCCGGATCACCGCCGCCGCCGACGGCGACGGCGACGCGGTGTTCGTCGCGTTCACGCTCCCGACGGCGTGGTGTTCGCCCGCGTTCGCGTGGATGATGGCCGGCGACGCCCGCGACGAGGTCGCGTCGCTGCCGACAGTCGCGGACGTGGACGTCGAACTCCGCGAGCACATGCACGAACGGGAGATCAACCGCGGAATCAACGAGGGACTCCCGTTCGGCGAGGCGTTCCCCGACGCCGACGGCGACGTGGCGCCCGTCCGCGCGGAACTGGACCGCAAGGCCCGCATCGCCCGCCAGCACGACGCCACTGGGGCGCTGCTCGACGCTGGACTCACCGGCGACCAGATCGCCGCTCTCACACCCGAGGACGTGCGTTTCGACGAGACGACCGACGGAACGGTCCCAGTGTGGGTCCGCGACGGCGCCGTCGCCGTGGCGGTCGCGGTCGACCCACTCGTCCGCTACCGCGAGAAGGCGGCGGCGACGGGACTGCTCGACGACGACCACGATGAACTGTTCCGCACCCCGGAGGGCGATCCGATCGACCCGGACGACTTCGAGGTGGTCCGCCAGCGGACCAGACTCGCGGGCGTGAACATGGGCGGCCAGGGGACGGTGTGCGACGCGCTCAACGACGCGCGTCACGCGGAGGACCGACCGCCGCTGTCGACGTTCTCGGACTGA